The DNA window TGTTATAAAAACAGCGGCGGCTTTTTCAACAAAAGCCGCCGTTTTCATACAATCGGAGGAAATAAAATGCTGATCGCACTGATCGGAGAAAGCTGCGTGGGCAAAAGCACCATTGCCGCTGTATTAAAGGAAAAGCTGAATGCAACCGTTTACAGTGGCAAGGACTATCTGCGCCTTGCAAAAAGTGAAACGGAAGCTGTGCAAAAATTTAAGATTTTGCTTGCACAAGCCGTGAACGGCGACAATATCGTCTATGTGATCACCGAAAAACCGCATCTGGCATTTTTGCCGGAGAGCGCAAAAAGGGTTGTTGTAACGGCGGGTTTGAACACGATCAAGACCCGTTTCGCCGCAAGGACGAACGGTGTGCTGCCTCCGCCGCTTGCAAAGATGCTTGAGGCCAAACACGGGATTTTTGATAACGAGCCCTGCCTGCTGAAGATCGAAAGCGAAAAAATAATGCCGGAAGAAGCGGCGAACCGGATTCTTTCGATTTGACGTTGCGGGTGTCGGTTGAACGTTTAAAAATTTGTGCCTTAACCGTAGGAAGCGATCTGTCATTCTGAGCGAAACAAATCCCCGCATTTTTCAATGCGGGGATTTGTGCAACCGGAAAATCTCGGACAGATAACGCTCTGTCTTTGCGAGGAGAAACAATCAAAAGAAAAGAATCTGGATTGCCGCAGGGCGGAAGCCCCTCGCAATGATGATTAAATATATGCTCAGTGTTCCCACTTGTCGGATAGTGCGTTGATCTGATCGGCAAATTTGGCCAGTTCCTTGTTCGACATGCCTTTTTTCGAAGAAATCAAAGCTGTCAGACGTTTTCCGGCGCTGACAAGTCGGTCAAATACCGTCGAGACAGCGGCGGGCCGCTTTTTCTCAATCTCCACCGGTTGTGCGATATAGGTGAACTGCTCGGACAGGAGATCGAAAGTCGCACCGCTGTAGGGGGCGTCGGCATTGAAACCCAGCGTGCGGAGCTTGTCCTTATAACCCTCACAGACAGTGTTCTCACCATGATTGACAAAGACCTTTTTCGGCGCGGGATTATAATGTTGAATCCATTTCAGCAGTTCGTTTTCGTCGGCGTGGCCGCTGATGCCGGGCATATTGATGATGTCGGCTTTGACGGCGATTTGTTCGCCGAAGAGTTTAACCTCTTTTTCGCCGTCGAGCAGAATTCGCCCGAGGGTTCCGACGGCCTGATATCCGACAAAGACGATACTGCACTCCTTGCGCCAGAGGTTGTGTTTGAGATGGTGCCGAATCCGACCCGCTTCGCACATGCCGCTGGCCGAGATGATAACCTTGGGTTCGGAGTCAAAGTTAATTTGTTTTGAATCATCGCTGGTGATGGCTGTATTCAGACCGTCAAACTTGATTGGGTCAATGCCTTTATCAAGCAGGGCGCGGGTCTCTTTATCAAAATACAGCGGGTCGGTGTTGTTAAAAATATTCGTCGCTTCAATTGCAAGGGGGCTGTCTAAATAAACCTTAAAATTCGGGTATCTGGTCATTCCTTCCGACTTAATTCGGCGGATAAAATACAGCAGTTCCTGCGTTCTGCCGACCGCAAACGACGGGATGACCACATTGCCGCCTTTTGAAAACGTGCGGTCGATGATCTCGGCCAGTGCGACAGCATAATCGGGCGGCGGTTCGTGGGTACGGTCGCCGTAAGTCGACTCTGTAACAACATAATCGGATACCGGAGGATACTGCGGGTCTCGGACGAGCGGCTGATTGATGTTGCCGATATCGCCGGAAAAAACAATGCTTCTGGTTTCGCCTGCTTCGGTCAGCGTCAGCCGGATACTGGACGAACCGAGCAGATGGCCTGCGTCAATTAGCATAAATTCGACGCCGTCGCAGATTTTTACCGTTTGGTTATAGTCACAGGTTTCAAACAGAGTCAGCGAACCCTCGGCGTCATCCATCGTATACAGCGGTTCGAATGTTTTGTCGTCGGCACGTTTGGCTTTCCGGTTGCGCCATTCGGCCTCGAATTCCTGAATGTGCGCACAATCGCGCAGCATAATACGGCACAGAGCGGCTGTGGCTGCGGAACAGTAAATTTTACCGCGGAAACCGTTTTTATACAGCAGGGGAATCAACCCCGAATGGTCGATATGCGCGTGGGTAAGCAACATAAAATCGAGCGAACCGTCCGGAATCGGAATCTCACGGTTTTCAAATTCGTTCGGACCCTGTTCCATACCGCAGTCCACCAGAAACCGTTTTCCGGCGGTCTCCAAATAGGTGCAGCTGCCCGTTACTTCATGATCAGCGCCTAAAAATGTGACTTTCAAGTCAACACCTCCGATTGCTTATTAAATATCATTATATTCCTTTTATCGATTTATGTAAACTGTCTTTTGTATGTCTCGACAATATATTTATTATATCACAATTTTACTATTTTTTAATAATAAGCATGTTTTTTGCTTGAAATTTTTGTCTCGATGTATTAAAATAAACCAGTAGACACAATGTGAGAGGAGGGACAACGTGGACAACGGCAAAAGAGGAAAAAGCAAAGCTAAAAAAGCCACACTCAAGGGAAAGTTGATCTTTGTGGTCATATTGATCTGCCTGGTCCAACTGTTGTTCCTTTCAGCCGGATATATTTTCGTTTACGGCAGTATCAATGAGCGTTCAAAACGCCATATCGAAAACGCCTTTTCAACGACGGTTGATTTTGTCGATTCCATAGAGGCTTATACCGACAATCTTGCCGAAATTATCGGCAGAAATGTCGATTTTGATTATATCACACAGGATAATTTACGGTTGGAACCGTTGGCTTCAAATACCCAGATGGATCGGGCATACTATATGCTGCAGATGGCCGTGGCCGATCCGCGGCTTGATGAGGCCGGGTTGTATTTTCCGGATGAATATATTTCAATATCCTCTTATCTGGGCGTTTCCCTTGACAATGACTCCACAAACAGCAAGGAATATGCGCTATATAATTTATACATTATTTCAATTGAGAACACGTTTTTTAATTACACCGACGAATTCACCGGAAAGACCAGTGTTTATTATATGTACAAAATGCCTGCGATCGGAACGATTTCAAAAGAGGCTTACCTCTATCTCCGAGTCGCGGATGACTTTTTCGGTGCGGCGATGAACAACAACACCTCGGGGGTCGACGGTGAGTTTGTAACGCTGGTACAAGGCGGAACGGTGCTGTTTTCCACAGACACCGAGAACGGCGCAAACGGTATCCTCATGAAAGCATTGGCCGATGAGAAGACGGGCAGCACAAAAATCGTATCCGCAAACGGAATCCGTTATTTCACCTATATCGAAAACGACAATTCCGGTTCGCTCAAGGCGATCTATGCCGCACCGGCAGCCAATTATTACAGCGAGATGTATCGGTTCCTTGCGGTTGCGGGCATTTGTCTGGTGCTCGACATTCTCGTTTGGATCTTTTTCGCCCGCAGTTTGATTATCAAGACGGTCTATGACCCGGTCATGGATCTGGTCTCCAGGCTTGAGAAGATTCAAAATAACGACTATGACGTCATTCAGAAAGAATTCGAAGAACGCGAGTGGGACGAGGTGACCCGCGTCTTCAACATGATGGTGCGCAAGATTAAGGCCAACATCAACGACTCGTATCAGAAAGACCTGCTGATGAAGAGCATGGAGCTCAAATTTTTACAGAGCCAGATCAATCCGCATTTCCTGTATAACACGCTTGACTCGATTGCCTATAAAGCCAATGCCGGCGAGATTGTCGACGTCAACAGAATCACGGGATATCTGTCAAAGATGTACCGATTGGTCTTCAACAAGGGCAACGACTTTCTCAGCGTCGGAGACGTTTTGCTGTGCTGTGAGATGTATTTAAAAATCTGTGAGTTTAAATACAGTAATTTTGAGTTTAGAATCGAGAGTCAGGATGATATCCAAGACATTGAGATGCTTAACTTGATTGTACAGACGATCGTGGAAAACGCCGTCGTTCACGGCTTTGATTCTTCGCGCAAAAAGTTTATAATCCTGATCCGTGCCCGTCGTGAGGAGGAAAAACTCGTTTTTGAGATCATCGATAATGGCAAGGGTATCAACAAAAACCGGCTGGAAGTATTCGAACAATTGCTGGCTGACGAGAATGCGCGCAGCGAGTCCGGTTTGGTCAACGCCCAAAAACGGATACAGCTTTATTACGGCAATCAATACGGGATAAAAATAAAAAGCCGTCAGGGAAAATATACAAAGGTGACGGTTACCATGGCGGTCGAAAAACCTCAGCCGGTGGTACACCAGCTGGAGGACTTTGAAGGGGAGGAAGAAGACGATGTTTAACATTCTGATTGTGGACGATGATATCAACGTCCGTGCGCATGTACGCAGTGTCTGTAAAAGGGCGGGTGAAGGTGTTGCAATTTACGAAGCGGTCGACTCTCAGGAAGCGTTGACTCGTCTTGAAGAGCACATCATCCAACTCTGTATTATGGACCTGCATTTGCCCGATATGCTAGGAACGGATCTTCTCAAGATTGTCAAGCAGCAGTACGGCGGAATTAAAGTCATTATGCTTTCGGGCGACAGTTCGTTTGATGCGGTGCGCCAGTCGTTTATGTACAAAGCCGACGACTATATCGAAAAGCCGGTCGACGAGATGTCTTTGCTGCAAAAAGTCCGTGAGATGCGTGAGAAGTATTTTCTCGGCTTGAAAACCATCGAGCTGCCCAAAAAGAGCATCTCGGAGTATCTTTCTTTTTCACTCAACGAAGATTTTGCCGCGCTCGGACGGGATAATGATGATCGTTATGTACAGCTCAGAGAGCGTTATGACCTCGGCTTTGATTACACCGGCGGCGCAATTTGTTCGTTTGAACTCGGCGGCCTTGATGAAGCCGCAAACACCGAATATTACTACAGTTATCTGGCCGAACGGATTAAACGGGATTTTTCCGGTTTTAATATCGTGTTCATGTTTTTTGGCGGGCGGTTGACCGCAGTGATCAACAGCGGTTCGCTGAATGAAGATTTGCTCCGATCCCGATTCAATGAAATCAAATCGATCTTCAATGAAAACGGTATCTCGATGTCGGTTTTTATTTCGGAACGATTTAACGGTAAAGTCGAATTTTTCCCGGCTTACAGAACACTTCTGGACATGATTCGGAACTCGGATATGTACGGAAAAAACGAGATTGTGGTCTCTTCCGGCGGTGAATCCAACCGTTCACAGGTGGCGTTGGTTCAGCGTGCCAAACGCTATATTCAAGATATGGTTTACGAGAGCTTTTCATTGGTAAATGTAGCGGAATACCTCGGTATTCACCCGAATTATCTGTCGAAAATATTTAAACAGGCAGAAGGCATCGCTTTCACCGATTACGTCTGCGACTGCAAGATGCAGGAAGCCAAGAGGCTGCTACTCGAAACCAATCTCAAAATTTATGCGATTGCAGAAAAACTGCATTATTATGATACGGGATATTTCATTCGGATTTTCAAAAAGTACTATGGGGTCTCTCCCAATCAGTTCCGGCAGCGTTCAGAGTGATGAGTGCGCATAATGCACAAAATCTCGCGTTTTTCATCAACAATAAAACGCCTAATATTTTTAATTAATTTGTGCAATATAACGAATTGCACAAATTATTTTCTTTAAAATTCTTAAGAGAAAACCGAAATTTTACAAAACAAAAAGAAAAAAATACACGAATTTGACACGAAATTGGCCAAATGTTAGAATAGTCCTATAAATGTTAAGATAGTATCATTTAAAAATACACAAACAACGGTTATAATGAATAAGAATTGTTGAACAGGGCATATGTCTGTTCGATGTTCCCATAACTTTTAAAGGTGGTGCCTTTTTTTATGAGCGTCGCAACGCGCACCGAAGTCGAAGAGGTCCGGAGCCCGTTACAAAAAGTAGAACCGAGGCCATGGGGGCTTTCACCGCAGGATCTGATCGTCTACCTGATGATCTTACCTGCGATATTGATGTATGTGATCTTTACATATGTCCCGATGCCCGGTATGATAACCTCGTTTTGCGAATATACGTCAGCTGCAGGCTTCAAGGCTTGGACCGGGTTGGAAAATCTGGTTTCATTGATGAGAATGTCCGATTTCCCGTTGGCTCTGCGAAACAACGTTATGTACGCCGCACTAGGCTATGTCATCAATTTCCCGGCGCCGATCATTCTCGCTCTGTTGTTTAACGAGATGCGCGCGCAAGGCTATAAAAAAGCCGTTCAAACGATGACCACGATCCCGCACTTCATCAACTGGATTGTCATCAGCGGTATCTTTAAAATCCTGCTCGACCCCGATTACGGTTGGGTCAATAGCTTAATCAAAACATTGGGCGGCACCGAGATCTATTTTCTGGGCGATCCTCGATGGTTCCCGTTCATGTACGTTCTTCTTTCACTTTGGAAGAGTGTGGGCTGGGGCACAATTCTGTACTTGGCTACGATGGCCTCAATCGATCACACATTATATGAAGCGGCAGCGATCGACGGTGCAGGCAGATGGCGTCAGACTTGGCATGTTACCCTCCCGGCTTTAAAAGGTATCATACTCCTGATATTGATCATGTCTTTCAAGAGTATTCTCGACTTGTTCGACGCGATGTTTATTTTGTATAACGTATCAAACAGAGAGGTTTCACTCGTTTTAGACACATTGGTTTATTACACGGCATTCGGTTCCGGAGGCGGAAACTTCGGTCTGTCTTCGGCGATGAGCTTATTTAAGACTGCGTTCGGCGCAATCATGACCATCATCGTCAACGAGACCGCTAAAAAGCTGTCCGACGACGGACGCGGAATATTCTAAGGGGAGGGTGAAATACAATGTTACGTTCAAAAGGCGAAAAAGCATTCGGCGTATTCAACAACATTCTGATGGGTATACTCACTGCTCTCTTTATCTTCCCGGTGCTGTTTGTCATCAAGACATCCCTGGATATGGCCGCACCAACCATCGACCTTTCAATTTTCCCGCGCCAGTTCACCACGATGTTCTATCAGATGATTTTTATGGACTATTCGGTTTACCGGCCGTTCCTGAACAGTATTCTGATTACTGTGGTCGGTGCGGCAGGAGCGCTGGTATTCAACTCAATGGGCGCTTATGCACTGTCCAAACGTGATCTGCCCGGTATGATTAATATGGTCTATTTCCTGATCGTCATTCCCATGTTCGTACATGGCGGTATGGTTGCCGCCTTCCTGTTGATCAAAGCACTCGGCTGGTTCAATACATACAGCGTTTTGATTATCCCCGGTATGCTCAGCGCATTGAACATGGTTATTATAAGAAACTATTTCTGGGGATTGCCGAAATCATTACTTGAAGCGGCAAAGATCGACGGCGCCGGTGAATTCACGGTCTTCACCAAGATCATGCTTCCGCTGTCCAAATCGGTTCTCTCGGCGACCACATTGTTCACCGCTGTTGGTTATTGGAACTCCTACATGAGCTCCATCCTCTACAACAGCCAACCCGAAATGCGTACCTTCCCGGTTAAAATCCGTGAGATTCTGTTTGAAAACTTCGGTCCGACCCGTATCAACGAACTGAACGATCAGTTGGAAGCAATGGGCATCACCGATGTCAGCGCCGGTTCATTGAACCCTGACGCACTCGGTGCCGCGATGACAATTGTCTCGTTCCTGCCGATTCTGATCCTGTATCCGTTCATGCAGAAGTATTTTGCAGCCGGTATGCTTAAGGGCTCCATTAAGGGCTAATCAAATACAAAAAACGAAGGGGCGGGTTTTCCGCCCCTTTTTCGTACAGATAAACATAAATAGAAATTTCTTGCATTCAACCGGCTTTCATAGTATAATGACCTTGTTTGAGAAAGCACGTAAAGCGGCATGAAACGGAGATAAAAAAGTATATGGAAGATTATAAAAGAGAATTTTACAAAAAACTCCCCGAGGATATGGATTTTGATCTTCAGCAGCAGTGGAAAAAATATTTCCTGCGCAAGGAT is part of the Oscillospiraceae bacterium genome and encodes:
- a CDS encoding MBL fold metallo-hydrolase codes for the protein MKVTFLGADHEVTGSCTYLETAGKRFLVDCGMEQGPNEFENREIPIPDGSLDFMLLTHAHIDHSGLIPLLYKNGFRGKIYCSAATAALCRIMLRDCAHIQEFEAEWRNRKAKRADDKTFEPLYTMDDAEGSLTLFETCDYNQTVKICDGVEFMLIDAGHLLGSSSIRLTLTEAGETRSIVFSGDIGNINQPLVRDPQYPPVSDYVVTESTYGDRTHEPPPDYAVALAEIIDRTFSKGGNVVIPSFAVGRTQELLYFIRRIKSEGMTRYPNFKVYLDSPLAIEATNIFNNTDPLYFDKETRALLDKGIDPIKFDGLNTAITSDDSKQINFDSEPKVIISASGMCEAGRIRHHLKHNLWRKECSIVFVGYQAVGTLGRILLDGEKEVKLFGEQIAVKADIINMPGISGHADENELLKWIQHYNPAPKKVFVNHGENTVCEGYKDKLRTLGFNADAPYSGATFDLLSEQFTYIAQPVEIEKKRPAAVSTVFDRLVSAGKRLTALISSKKGMSNKELAKFADQINALSDKWEH
- a CDS encoding histidine kinase; amino-acid sequence: MDNGKRGKSKAKKATLKGKLIFVVILICLVQLLFLSAGYIFVYGSINERSKRHIENAFSTTVDFVDSIEAYTDNLAEIIGRNVDFDYITQDNLRLEPLASNTQMDRAYYMLQMAVADPRLDEAGLYFPDEYISISSYLGVSLDNDSTNSKEYALYNLYIISIENTFFNYTDEFTGKTSVYYMYKMPAIGTISKEAYLYLRVADDFFGAAMNNNTSGVDGEFVTLVQGGTVLFSTDTENGANGILMKALADEKTGSTKIVSANGIRYFTYIENDNSGSLKAIYAAPAANYYSEMYRFLAVAGICLVLDILVWIFFARSLIIKTVYDPVMDLVSRLEKIQNNDYDVIQKEFEEREWDEVTRVFNMMVRKIKANINDSYQKDLLMKSMELKFLQSQINPHFLYNTLDSIAYKANAGEIVDVNRITGYLSKMYRLVFNKGNDFLSVGDVLLCCEMYLKICEFKYSNFEFRIESQDDIQDIEMLNLIVQTIVENAVVHGFDSSRKKFIILIRARREEEKLVFEIIDNGKGINKNRLEVFEQLLADENARSESGLVNAQKRIQLYYGNQYGIKIKSRQGKYTKVTVTMAVEKPQPVVHQLEDFEGEEEDDV
- a CDS encoding response regulator encodes the protein MFNILIVDDDINVRAHVRSVCKRAGEGVAIYEAVDSQEALTRLEEHIIQLCIMDLHLPDMLGTDLLKIVKQQYGGIKVIMLSGDSSFDAVRQSFMYKADDYIEKPVDEMSLLQKVREMREKYFLGLKTIELPKKSISEYLSFSLNEDFAALGRDNDDRYVQLRERYDLGFDYTGGAICSFELGGLDEAANTEYYYSYLAERIKRDFSGFNIVFMFFGGRLTAVINSGSLNEDLLRSRFNEIKSIFNENGISMSVFISERFNGKVEFFPAYRTLLDMIRNSDMYGKNEIVVSSGGESNRSQVALVQRAKRYIQDMVYESFSLVNVAEYLGIHPNYLSKIFKQAEGIAFTDYVCDCKMQEAKRLLLETNLKIYAIAEKLHYYDTGYFIRIFKKYYGVSPNQFRQRSE
- a CDS encoding ABC transporter permease subunit — its product is MSVATRTEVEEVRSPLQKVEPRPWGLSPQDLIVYLMILPAILMYVIFTYVPMPGMITSFCEYTSAAGFKAWTGLENLVSLMRMSDFPLALRNNVMYAALGYVINFPAPIILALLFNEMRAQGYKKAVQTMTTIPHFINWIVISGIFKILLDPDYGWVNSLIKTLGGTEIYFLGDPRWFPFMYVLLSLWKSVGWGTILYLATMASIDHTLYEAAAIDGAGRWRQTWHVTLPALKGIILLILIMSFKSILDLFDAMFILYNVSNREVSLVLDTLVYYTAFGSGGGNFGLSSAMSLFKTAFGAIMTIIVNETAKKLSDDGRGIF
- a CDS encoding carbohydrate ABC transporter permease, which translates into the protein MLRSKGEKAFGVFNNILMGILTALFIFPVLFVIKTSLDMAAPTIDLSIFPRQFTTMFYQMIFMDYSVYRPFLNSILITVVGAAGALVFNSMGAYALSKRDLPGMINMVYFLIVIPMFVHGGMVAAFLLIKALGWFNTYSVLIIPGMLSALNMVIIRNYFWGLPKSLLEAAKIDGAGEFTVFTKIMLPLSKSVLSATTLFTAVGYWNSYMSSILYNSQPEMRTFPVKIREILFENFGPTRINELNDQLEAMGITDVSAGSLNPDALGAAMTIVSFLPILILYPFMQKYFAAGMLKGSIKG